The Bacteroides sp. AN502(2024) DNA segment TGCTTCATAAATGGCTCTCATTTTTTTTCTGAGATCATTGAGTTGAACTCTGATTTCCTGGTATGCATCATTGCTGGGAGTCCCGGTAACAGCGTCATTGTCCTTGGTCAGGGCAACGTTGATTTTTCCGTTTTCCAGGAAAAAATCAATGAACAACGGTTCTCCGTTCGCTTTGCAAGTGATATAGCGGTTGACCGCAGAATCTTGTGTACCTTCAAAGGTAAAAGTCCCTTTGGTAATAACGGCTGTATCAAGTTTGGTCAGATTTCTACCATTAGCTTCCTGAAGATAAACGGTGTCACCATCGTTCGCACCTTCTACTGTACCTGTAACAATGTATCCGGCTTTGTTTCCGCCAGTACAAGCGATCATGCCTACCGCTGCCGTTGCAATAATTAAATAAGTAAACTTTTTCATGCTTTTGTAAAATTAGTGAATAAATATTTATGCAAAGATAGATCTTTTTTCTGTAGGACATCGAAAAACACTGTTATATTAGATTAACACGTAGGTAGAAACCGCAAAAATATGTACCTTTGCTGCCCAAACTTTAGTATGAATATGCAAGAAGATAAATCCATCATTGAGGTGAGCCATGTGTCGAAGTACTTTGGCGATAAAATAGCATTGAATGATGTGACTCTGAACGTGAAAAAGGGTGAGTTTGTGACTATCCTTGGTCCTTCCGGTTGCGGTAAAACCACGTTGCTGCGTCTCATTGCCGGTTTTCAGACAGCTTCGGAAGGTGAAATCCGAATTTCGGGGATGGAAATAACACAAACCCCTCCCCATAAGCGTCCGGTGAATACGGTATTCCAGAAGTATGCCCTGTTCCCGCATTTGAATGTGTATGATAACATCGCTTTCGGACTGAAACTGAAAAAAACACCGAAACAGACTATTGAGAAGAAGGTGAAAGCTGCTTTGAAAATGGTAGGTATGACGGATTATGAATACCGCGATGTGGATTCTCTTTCCGGTGGTCAGCAGCAACGTGTAGCCATTGCCCGCGCCATTGTGAATGAGCCGGAAGTGTTGCTGCTGGATGAACCGCTGGCAGCACTCGACCTGAAAATGCGTAAGGATATGCAGATGGAACTCAAAGAGATGCATAAATCTTTGGGAATCACGTTTGTTTACGTCACTCACGACCAAGAGGAGGCACTCACGTTGAGTGACACGATTGTGGTGATGAGTGAAGGAAAGATTCAGCAGATCGGTACACCGATTGATATTTATAATGAACCTATCAATGCTTTTGTCGCGGACTTTATCGGAGAAAGTAACATCTTTAACGGTATCATGATTCATGATAAACTCGTACGTTTCTGCGGTACGGAGTTTGAATGTGTGGATGAAGGATTTGGCGAGAATGTTCCGGTAGACGTAGTCATCCGTCCGGAGGATCTTTATATTTTCCCTGTTTCGGAGATGGCACAGTTGGTAGGAGTGGTGGAGACTTCTATTTTTAAAGGGGTACATTATGAAATGACGGTGATGTGCGGCGGATATGAATTTCTGGTGCAGGATTACCACCATTTTGAAGTAGGGGCGGAAGTCGGTCTGCTGGTGAAGCCTTTCGATATTCATATCATGAAGAAAGAGCGTGTCAGCAATACGTTCGAAGGAAAATTGCTGGATGCTACTCATGTGGAATTCCTGGGTTGTAACTTTGAATGTGTTCCGGTGGAAGGAATCGCTTTCGATACGAATGTCAAGGTGGAAGTAGACTTTGAAAAAGTGATTCTTCAGGATAATGAAGAAGACGGAAAGCTGACAGGGGAGGTGAAATTTATCCTTTACAAAGGTGACCATTACCATCTGACTGTACTGTCAGATTGGGACGAGGATGTATTTGTAGATACGAACGATGTATGGGACGATGGGGACCGTGTAGGTATTACCATCCCTCCGGATGCCATTCGTATAGTTAAAATAACCGGTTAACAGGAAAGAAAGTGAATAAGAGGTTTATAGTCTTTTTGTCATCACGTAAGAGTTGGACTCTCCCTTACATTATTTTTTCGGTGGTCTTTGTGATCATACCGTTATTCTTAATTGTCGTATATGCCTTTACCGATGATAGCGGTCATTTGACACTCGCCAATTT contains these protein-coding regions:
- the potA gene encoding polyamine ABC transporter ATP-binding protein, translating into MNMQEDKSIIEVSHVSKYFGDKIALNDVTLNVKKGEFVTILGPSGCGKTTLLRLIAGFQTASEGEIRISGMEITQTPPHKRPVNTVFQKYALFPHLNVYDNIAFGLKLKKTPKQTIEKKVKAALKMVGMTDYEYRDVDSLSGGQQQRVAIARAIVNEPEVLLLDEPLAALDLKMRKDMQMELKEMHKSLGITFVYVTHDQEEALTLSDTIVVMSEGKIQQIGTPIDIYNEPINAFVADFIGESNIFNGIMIHDKLVRFCGTEFECVDEGFGENVPVDVVIRPEDLYIFPVSEMAQLVGVVETSIFKGVHYEMTVMCGGYEFLVQDYHHFEVGAEVGLLVKPFDIHIMKKERVSNTFEGKLLDATHVEFLGCNFECVPVEGIAFDTNVKVEVDFEKVILQDNEEDGKLTGEVKFILYKGDHYHLTVLSDWDEDVFVDTNDVWDDGDRVGITIPPDAIRIVKITG